The DNA sequence TCATTGTGAGTGTTTGAAATGCTATTGTTAATTGTTGTTTGGTTGCCCTCATTGCGAGTGTTTGAAATGCTATTGTTAATCGTTGTGTGGTTGCCCTCATTGTGAGTGTCTGAAATGCTATTTTTAATCGTTGTTTGGATGCCCTCATTGTGAGTGTTTGGAATGCTATTTTTAATCGTTGTTTGGATGCCCTCATTGTGAGTGTTTGGATTGCTGGGTATGACCACACTGGGTGTACCAGATTGGATAAACACCTTCACCGTCTACTCCCACAAAACAGAACAAACCAATAATAAAAATTTTCCAGTTTGCTTGATCACAGTGAAAATTAAACACCCGTGAAATTAAATGATGAACACACACAGTAAAATCCAGTACAAACTCAAGAAACAAATCAAACACTTACATTTAACAGAACACCTATGGGATACCGACCACATATagtgttttcataatttttcaaGTATTGAGAAAATTTAACAGGATCCATCTGTTCTATAGCCTCCATTCCCTGTAAATGAGAACATGTCACTTAAAACTATgaacacaacaacaacaaaaaagttctTTAAACTGATTTAAATAATAGCTTAGACTGAAACAATAACACatacaaaattttctttttgttttggtcATATAAAACTTTCAAAGAATTATATTCTATtccactattttttttaacagcAGTTTCCAGAAACAGAACAATATAAGCAGTTGATTTACCATTTTATCTAAGGCCTCAATGGATTGCCAGATGTCTCCACAAGATTTATCATAGAATGTGTAACGGAATCGTTGTCCCCAGTGACAGAAGTCAGAGGATATCACAAAGAAATTGGCAGGATCGGCTAAATATTGGCTAAATATAGACCCATACAGTTTCTCTTTATCAGATGACAGAGAACCAACCAAAACTGGTACCACGGTGAAGTGGCCACGCCGACTACAATAACATACAACATGAAAATTGGAAATGTTCTTTATCAAAAAACCACTTAAAAAGTGTTTCATTACATTTTTCAGTCACTCATAGCATCAATCAAAAATGTACATCAATCACTCACTTAATTGGAGTAATATAAAATTCATTCCCCATCACCAAAGATTCATCGATACATTGGGAACAACAACTTTTGCAGCACTTTAAACAGTTACTGTTTCTTTGAGATAGGTTACAGTATCACTGATGTAATAAGTGTAAATACACGTCATTTCAGGGAATGTTCCATAATAACATCACAATGCAAACTGATGTAATAAGTgtaattattatatagctaataaatagtctattataaaatctgcgcaaaatctagagaatgtgaGTGtccaatatcctgagaatttatttgaacgctaactttgcattgcgtaaattgtgtgcgcccgaaacattccgagtatgtgCAGTCAATAATGACCTTACCGTAACGACATAAACAAGGGTTTAATAtagaacagttaagaaatgcacaTTTTTACCTTACCGggtagatgccaatattgatgaattctcgtctattttcgAGTATTTcaagtgaaaagggatataactTAACAACTACAAtgtaaatactttagctatataataaaagggttattgaacttgtattggtgaatattgacactcgttggctgtcaaaatgcactcgcaagctcgtgcattttcacaacCAAcccgtgccaatattcaccaatataagttcaataaccctataatacaCATCATTTCAGGGAATGTTCCTTAATGACATTACAATGCAAATCATAACACCCACAAAAGATATACAATAACAACAAGGTATGATTAAATATAACTATGATATGGTAATATTATCTTACTTTTGTCTATCTAATATTTGAACTTCTAACATGAATATGCAATAGTAAGAACAACTATAAATGACAGTGTATCGTGTCAGCAGGTCTAACTATAACACATAAAATACTCAGCATTCCAGGGAAAGTATACTAAAATCTTAATACAGAgggtcgctatggcagtttaACTGTACATACCTCTCCATGACCTTGGCAATGTACGGTAAATGCATCTCTATGCTATGTTCATCTTCATCTGTACTCAACTTCATTTTCTCAAAAGCTTTTGTGGCATTTAACTCTTCATTTACTgcagaaaaaaaatgtacaaagtAAAGGGCCTGATTTAAGTGACTACACTAATGCATGTACAGGTAAGAGTTGTAGTTCTTGTCCTAACACTCCGTAGTTACACAGTAACAAGTCAAAGTCACTGTGAACCTCTTGTCCTAACACTCCTTAGTTATACAGTACGAGTCAAAGTCTCTGTGAACTTCTTGTCCCAACACTCCTTAGTAACACAGTAATGAGTCAAAGTCGCTGTGAACCTCTTGTCCTAACACTCCTTAGTTACACAGTAACAAGTCAAAGTCGCTGTGATTGTCCTAACACTCCTTAGTTACACAGTAACAAGTCAAAGTCGCTGTGAACCTCTTGTCCTAACACTTTTTAGTTACAAAGTACCAAGTCAAAGTTGCTGTGAACCTCTGGCTGGCTGTAGTACACTATTCTGTATATCAGTATGAAAATCATGCTTAATGGAAAGAACAGGGTCACGAAGGACTGTAACTTTTTACATATATCTAACATCTATGCCTGGTTGTTCTGTAATTAGCAGTACATCTACCTTAAGAATATCAAATTGAGTGAAATCATGTTAACTGTTACTTGGTCACCTTTCTGATCGAGTACCTGGATACTCGATTGCAACAGCATCATCTTGATTAGTTCAAGATGCATTGATGCTGTTTTATTCTGATCTTCTCTGTCATTGATATTACCATTAATCACTCTATCCTTTGGTTTTAAGAAAAAGATATCTACATAAATTATTCACATAACTGTCCATCCTTGCAGTTGAATTGAGAATCTCCAGTCACATTTTGTCTAAATTTCACTAATATCTGAGAAAAGTTGTACATTCATGATGTCATATTCCAGGATCACCTACATTTTTCCCATAAtaaaatatcatcaaaattaagTATGAAATAAACATCGTTTTGGGGGTCATTATGTAGTCCTTTATTGGTTCTGTTCTTTTTTCTTACCTTTCTGGTCTATTATCAGATCATACAATGGTGTTTGATAGTGTGAAGTTTCTGTGAGGGCACAACCAGACAAACGGACATGATGAGAAGGTCCAAGAACAAAGACTCTCTTACTGAAAGTGAAACAAGAATAACAAATCACAAaaacattctctcaccagagggtgcattacgcaagcttcacttatACCTCTGTCAATGCTTGGAGTCATGTGACAATATAATAACacgatataaacaatcattcttgtttcctttccctttatcGATAAATGttctggcaacaggtgataTATCATTCCCACTGGCACTTTGTTaagtacatttttaccatttagcagtttgtctcttattttccAAGTTTTATagtttttacagcctttctcacttttgattccatgtttacattaaatctCCACCACATGAATGCCTTACATTCATACACATaatacgaagtagttccaaatttaggatcagaaaacagtgattttaaaaaaattacagtTAGCaccaatttaattgcaccaaaagctTTTCATAATATGAGTAAATATTTAGTCcgaaacataaatgttggatattagaaacttttactacaaaatttctgtaaaaagccatTGTAGTGCTCATAGtacacggaactctgggtagagaatgtcACAAAGACTCTCTTACTGAAAGTGAAACAAGAATAACCAACCACATTGTCTGTGTAGCAAAGATCTTGTCTGACAATACTCTTGATAAACACGTTGTTttaaaacagagtgccaaaataGTTACTTTGTCTGTATATACAATTCATTTagtggcccatgagccacaaTACTTGTCTCCTTTAATTATCCTGCTTGTACAATGATCATGGTGATATGATTAATGAATACTGAAATATCAGATCCCTTTCCCACTCTAGCTTCAGGCCCATGATTTGACAAATACACATGACAATTGATGCATCTGTCCAATAGGCTTTATGGAAATTAATCATGTGACCAAATTACagatatatctaaaatatctttaattcttATAGCTAGAACTCAATATGTCCCCCCAAAATAGGAACAATAGAAAAGGACAGGTTGACTGACAGAGACCCTTCCAGTTTCATTTGTATGGGACTAATATGTCAAGACAATGTGTATGGTATTTCATGGTCAGCAATTTATCATGCTTTATTGATTGGTATCACTCGGTATTACATCACATTACCCTGCAGTGAACTTACATGGTGGTGGGATCGATCTGTCGGTAGGCGTGGCCACCACAGGCCCCACAGTACACATATCCTGCATGACTGAAAAACAGGAAGATTAGAAATTATCTCCCCTAAAAACCAGCAAAATTAGACCCCTGAAAACAGCAAGATTAGAAATTATATCCCCTGAAAAACAGCAAGATTAGAAATTATATTCCctgaaaacaacaaaattatCTCCCCTGAAAAATAACAAGATTGGAAATTGTCACCCCTGAAAAACAGCAAGATTAGAAATTGTCTCCCCTGAAAAACAGCAAGATTAGAAATTGTCTCTCCTGAAAAACAGCAAGATTAGAAATACAATGAACATTGGAGGCAACCACAAATATCAAATGCACTGATTTTACAATAACAGGTCAAAGTAcatgcattatttttttaaggaaatgccagcaaaattaaaatacaatacATATCAAATCAAGACAACacagaacaagatgtgtttgtgaaacacaaatgcccccgataatggccaattccgaagatggccaaggtcacaagggcaaatatcttggtaccagtagaaagattttgtcaaaagaaatgctcatgtataatatgaaagctctaatatttaccatttagaagttatgaccaatgtaaaaaacattaaaagtaggtcaaatgtcaaggtcaaaaggtttaataccatcagaaaggtcttgtaacaaggaatactcatgtgaaatatcaaagctatatcacttactgttcaaaagttatttgcaaggttaaagttttcaaaaagtaggtcaaactccaaggtcaaggtcacggggtcaaaaatgttggtacccaaacaaaggtcttgtcacaaggaatactcatgtgaatatcaaagctctatcactttttgttcaaaagttatttgcaaggttaaagttttcaaaaagtaggtcaaactccaaggtcaaggtcacggggtcaaaaatgttggtacccacacaaaggtcttgtcacaaggaatactcatgtgaatatcaaagctctatcacttacttttcaaaagttatttgcaaggttaaagttttcaaaaagtaggtcaaactccaaggtcaagatcacggggtcaaaaatattggtacccatggaaaggtcttgtcacatggaataatcatatgaaatatcaaagctctatcacttattgttcaaaagttattatcaaggttaaagttttcaaaaagtaggacaaactccaaggtcaaggtgtcaaaaatgttggtacccacggaaaggtcttgtcacaaggaatactcatgtgaaatatcaaagctttatcacttattgttcaaaagttattaacaaggttaaagttttcaaaaagtaagtcaaactccaaggtcaaggggtaaaaaatgttggtacccacggaaaggtcctgtcacaaagaatactcatgtgaaatatcaaagctctatcacttactgttcaaaagttattagcaaggttaaagtttcagacaggatgacattattacagacaggacaaaaacaatatgcccccccctccccccccccccccccccccccccccccccccgatcttcgatctcgagGGGCATAAAAAAGTGTGAAATTCTCAAGTCCAATACTTGcttatatgaatattattttttattagcTTACCAAGCtttgaaatctataataatatTAATGTTACTCAATTTCTCAGCCAGAAAATTGCATGCCCTTTTCCATCTTCACCATGTTGGATGACAGTCACAGCATTAACAGACAGTTAAAACCACTGCTGGATCCAATCATGGGAATACAATCTACTTAAAACAGCTAAATACTTGGagtacagtaaaaaaaaaaacttacggAGCAATAATGGCTCTCGCAGGGGAATATGAAGGATTAGCCTTTGACAACCACTCATCCAACTGATTGCTTAACTCCCTTCCTGAAACCGGAAAAGTTTATTgattatttctgaaaaatagaatttttcTGACACAACTGAATTGCACAAGTTACAAACAGTCAGCAGAACAATATTTAAGAACTGTA is a window from the Ostrea edulis chromosome 5, xbOstEdul1.1, whole genome shotgun sequence genome containing:
- the LOC125652833 gene encoding protein MEMO1-like — its product is MSKVRRATHAGSWYTNDGRELSNQLDEWLSKANPSYSPARAIIAPHAGYVYCGACGGHAYRQIDPTTIKRVFVLGPSHHVRLSGCALTETSHYQTPLYDLIIDQKVNEELNATKAFEKMKLSTDEDEHSIEMHLPYIAKVMESRRGHFTVVPVLVGSLSSDKEKLYGSIFSQYLADPANFFVISSDFCHWGQRFRYTFYDKSCGDIWQSIEALDKMGMEAIEQMDPVKFSQYLKNYENTICGRYPIGVLLNAIDSLRRNGNGHRMSFKFLNYAQSSRCKKMSDSSVSYAAGALLMQ